In Populus alba chromosome 4, ASM523922v2, whole genome shotgun sequence, the genomic window GCTTGATTAGTATGACTTAAAGACCGGCTTCATTAAAAGCATAATTGAAATGTActaaatttatcaaatcatgTTGGAGATTGTTGATCTGATTTGGTTTTGTGATCTGACATTATATAAAAAcgctttaaatttttaaaatgctttgtAATCTAAGTTGCATTAAAGTACGTctactttatatttttagaaatggaGGGAATCCGcctcaaattgcataaatccaaaTATGAAGATGCTAGTTGCAGATTTGTGCTGCACTAACTATTGCATTGTTGTTTTTACATGGAACCAGGAGTAGGAATTGAAATTTCCTCGGCTATTATAGAGGAAAGAATCTTTTCTTTTGTGAAAGAAGAATTAACTTTAAGAGATATGTTGTTATTCTCAGTTTGCACTCATCTTCTTGATCTCTTGTAATTATTGACATGCATCAACCATTCCCTGAGATGGATTTGCTCTGATGCTCAAGTGACTTAGATTTCAATTTGAACGCAGTGCACTCTACTCTCCCATGCAAAGCAGGGGTGAGATTATAACTTAGTTTGAATACTTCCATTGCTACTTTAAGACTGAAGTGTCTAGCATTCATCATGTTTTTTTGTGCATTGGTCTGTCTTTAACTGCATGATGAACACTCAGTTTCAATCGCTGAAGATGCTTCATCTAATAATCTGTTGTTTTTGCACAAGAAGATTCTATGCAGCCTTTTTTATCTGAACAAAAATTTATCTGAATAATCCATGATTGTATTCCTACTTTCTGATGCTGATGTCAATAAATCTGTAGGTTTCATCTGTAAAGATTATCCGCAATAAGCAAACTGGTCAACTGGAAGGGTATGGATTTGTTGAGTTTTATTCCCGTGCTGCAGCTGAGAAAGTCTTGCAGAGCTATAGTGGCTCTATGATGCCAAATACAGATCAACCTTTTCGTCTCAACTGGGCAAGTTTTGCTGGTGAAAGGCGAGCAGATCCTGGTTCTGATCTATCTATATTTGTTGGTGATTTGGCTGCAGATGTGACCGATTCAATGTTGCAAGAAACCTTTGCTGGAAAATATCCATCTGTCAAGGGAGCAAAGGTTGTCATTGATTCTAATACTGGCCGTTCAAAAGGTTATGGTTTTGTTAGGTTTGGTGATGAAAATGAGAAGACAAGGGCCATGATGGAGATGAATGGTGCCTTTTGCTCAAGTAGGCCTATGCGGATAGGAGTTGCGACCCCTAAAAAGCCATCTGCATATCAACAGCAGTATTCTTCACAAGGTATGATATGATGCTTCTAGCTTTAGGGACCTGAAATCTGATGGCTTTCACTTGTCTTCAATTCTGTCAAAAATTGGTGTGTGCTTATGCATGTGCCCATGCAATTTTCCAATTTGGTTGCTAATTTTGGTTGGTGTTTATCTAGTTTTGTTTAATTACCATGCTGTAAATTGTATTTCAATTGTTTGCGTAAGTGCAATTTTGTCCCTCAAAAGAAACTTTATTCTGAATGCTTGGGTGCATGTGAACATGTCGTGCTTGATGTTTATTGGTAGAATCCTTCGTCATCAGGGGCCATAAACGTGTTTGTGGTTAGAATAGAATTCCTCTAGGTGCAGGGGCCATAACCTAATATGTGCAGTCCCTGCTCTAATTTTGGTTGGGTTAGTTCAATTAGTGTTTGGAGTTTGGAGTTGAAATGGGATTTAAACAATTTCACTATGccttatcatcatctttcaTTTCACTAGAAGTTTGATGGTTGTATTCCTTGCTCCTTTGTTTTTTACCTTCTGGTTAAACAGCCAGATACTCATGATGTGTTTCTTCTTCTAGTAGTTTTTAACATGCAATTTTCACTCGGCTGTTTCTTTCTtcgtttctttcctttccttttgtaTTGTTTTAGGCTCTACATTTATTGCATCTTAAGATTTATTGCTTCCCTGCCCTGCTCATTGTACTAATTATTATGCTTAGAGTTCAATGTTTACAAACAATCTGTTAACAGCTGTTCCTTGTGCATGAGCCATATTCACAATGTCCCTTGCGAATCAATCTCATACcatttagttttgttattttgtgtgtgtgtgtgtgtagcttGTTTCCCGAGGCACTTTGTAACAGTAGCGTCTTGCTTCCATCCTGAAATTTGTATCTCTTGGACATGACTAGACATTATGGTTTTCCAATGAATTTTGGGTTTCATGGTGCTGTCATTGAGAGGATGCAAAATACCAGATTGTTTTGAAACATAATGTTACgaatattttctccttttttattggaaaatagGTGGAACCATGCATGGAAGTGTTTCAAGTTTTAAGAATGATGGCCTTTGCAAAGATTGGGTTTTGGATGGGTAGCCtttcttgaaaattttcttcTATCTTGAAGCTTTATGCATCACTTTGCCATAGACATGGGCTTCTAAGTTGGACCATGCTATTTTGTGTGCGCTGTTGGTGTTTGTTCTTTGAAGATATTACTCTTATTTCTCTGATTTTGTAGCTCTCTAATGATGAACTTTCTAGGCCAGTTTCCTTTAACTTTCTGACTATTTGATGAATGCGATGACTTCCATTTGTTTTATGCTCTGGGATTGGTTTATAATATGAAGTTatctatatttttgtttattagcTTTAGTTTTGGCTGGTGGACATGCATCAAATGGTGCGATGGCCCAAGGATCACAATCTGATGGTGACTCCAACAATACAACTGTGAGTTTAGTTCTATTGTGCTGCACACATTTTATCCAATCCTGTGAATTTCCTAATTCATGCAACATGGCAGATATTTGTGGGAGGAATCGACTCTGATGTCACTGATGAGGATCTCAGGCAGCCGTTTTCTCAATTCGGTGAAGTTGTTTCTGTGAAAATACCAGTTGGAAAAGGATGTGCATTTGTACAATTCGCTCAGAGGTAACCTTTTCTGAGTTTCCATGCTGGACTGATTTTTTGTTTACATTGTTGTCATCACCAGGAATGATGTTTCAAGTCTTTGTGATGGTAGATAACAATagcagattattttgatttctgtaACTGCAATGATCCACTCTCCTATCTCTGATCACAGAAAGAATGCTGAGGATGCACTGCAGAGTTTGAATGGAACAACAATTGGCAAGCAAACAGTTCGCCTTTCCTGGGGTCGCACTCCAGCAAACAAGCAGGTAAGGTAAggttttttcaacataaaatagaCTTGATCTGCTGTACAAAGGAGTTCTATCCTTGGCTGTCTAATTTTACTATTAGGACCTGACCAGTCCCTTCCACTCCCTTCTTTTTAAGGACATGTAACTTGATTTCTGCTATGAATGTGGTGATGAGCTGCTGCTTGAATGATGGTTTAGGTTGTTGATAGGATAGCATTAGATATATCCTTTCCCTGCATGGCATGTGCAAACCTGGAGAAATGCCTCCATGCTCCAACTCAAACcaatttcttatttaaattCCTTAAAGGACATTTGCATGGATGGTGTTACCTACCTCCAGCTTCCTATTCTCTTGTGTTATTACTTCAATTATATCTCTGAGTTGAGAATCGAATATTTTGTTGTCTTGTAATAGCTGTAATAAAAATCTCTCTCAACATCAcatgttgttgttgctgttgctaTTTACCGAGTTCACCAGCTACTGTTTTTTCctttacaaattgatttttgaacaaCAATTGTGGGTTTGACAGTGGAGAGGGGATCATGGTAATCAGTGGCATGGGGGGTATTTTGGAGGGCAGGGATATGCTGGATATGGATATGCTATGCCACCAAATCAGGACCCAGGCATGTACGTTGCAGCTGCAGCTTCCGGAGTGTCTTAACTTGGGTGTTGGGTATGACGACGACGGCGACGATGACAAACAGCTTGTAATCTGAATGAGCAGGACAGGCTTTAAATGCAGCATTATATATTTGTACTTTGCGAGAGTTTTGTAGCctgattgaatttttatttggatttgcgTTAGGGTTTGTATTAATATTTACTAGAATTTTGAGATCTGCTTGGAAAGACTGATTATTTGGGCGGGAGAAATCTTATTTATCTGTTTAGACTTGAAACTCTAAACAAGAAATTATGAGAGGAACAAagctttgaatatttgttagTTCTGCCCAATAAATAAGCTGAAGCTTAAACTGAGGAGTTATCATCACTCCTGCCAGTTTCTTTATCTGTAAAGCTCATTTAGCTCTAGTCGAGCACCTCAGCTCATATCCCTTTTCTTGCTTCTGTAATCAAGTAGTTTATGCAGGCTCCTAGAGTAACTTAAACCATGATCATGTCTTCCTAGGATCCttcatttattcttaaaaacatGTTAGCAGTGCAACAGGATTCTGAAATGAATCTCTTGAAGGCTTGCTGCTTCATACATGAGTGTGTTGATGACATGAAACCCGGGGGACTTGTAGAAGCTTCACTCTGTTAATGTAATTCGTGTTCTATAGCATGTGCTGAAGAATAGAGATTACTAAATCAAACTCAATTGCTGTTGTGGCTCTCTCAGGTCTCTCAAGTATTCGTCCGATCTTATAATCCTTTACATTATACGCCTTGACGACAATTATTTGCTCTGTCAGAACAAAGATGGCGCAAGACCACGAAATCCACCATGCATGCACCCAATAGGCGATCCTAAGCAGATAAATATATATCTACCATGATCTGTTCTAgatagattaaataaatattttagcatATGTATATTTATTGACCATTAAGATAGGTTTATGCTCCAAAAAAGGTTTaatcatatcaaattaaaataataacttaaaaatattgtaactTCTTATTCAATTGTTGGAtcgggtttaatttttttcaggagTTCTCAAAAATCATTATCCCTGTAGAAGCCACTACATAAATAGTTAAATCTTTAGATATTCAAAATCTGACTCAGGCCCTGATTTTGACACTTTTATTCACTAGCACAAACTTATCAGTCAAGTAGTCATCTTTAGCCATAAAATAGTCGAAAAATTTTACTTTCTGCGTTTTGATAATATAGCCCTATTTAGCATTATGGTCCAATAtcgtttttgaattttttttaattttaaattatatttttatatgtttttagatcattttaatatgctaatatcaaatattaaataaaaacaaaatattattttgatgtattttttaaataaaaatatttttaaaaaaataaaccttcaTCAAAGTCTCAAACTGCCTTTATGCCATTCTTATCAGGTTCTATGCAGTTTGATAAACCgaacataaacataaatatttttttgcgcatatgaaaaatattgttattttgcaACACTACCGTCCATCACCATTCATCAGCAAATAATATTCCTTTAATTAGGAGAACTCTTCGTCGTCGTTCTTGGAAGGAAATGAAACTCGTGGCAAAAACGTAACCTAACATCTAGAATAGTATAAAAAACACCCCCCTCTCTTATTGAATCATTAAGAGAAGTTTCACTTGACTTTCATAATTTAAACAAGTTTAAAGAAgagtttatttcttttaatatattaatataacaatgaagtgattgtatttttaaaaccgaccgttcaaaaataaaaaataaaatagtccaTTAATTTTCTTGAAGTCTTGGCATATCATTATTTTAAGAGAAGGTTTGGTTAAAGTTTAGCATTTTAAATGATTTGTCAACTAATATAAGATATTAATTATCACCACCTTATTAATTTTACACTATAAAAAGTTCCCACGTAAgcactttttttattaacttcggTACAAATTAATTCGGAtacaaacattaataaaaataatttaattaaaatacacacaagctcatcaaacatatatatatatatatatatatatatatatatatatatatatatatatatatatatatatatatatatacacttcaTCACAAGAAATTTCATGGAAAAAGCTCGATGAAAACTAATTTCATCACATGCTTCTGCATATTTTATCGATTTCTTTATAGTTTTCGTGGGTCAAATCTCAATTACATCATCTTATATTCGGTCACTAAAGTGTCATTAATGGGAAATTATGAAAACCAtgcagctatatatatatatatatatatatatatatatatatatatatatatatatatatatatatatatttcgcGAATTAATTACTTATTCTATTGCAGCCCACCTACcactatattatatatttgttaagaAGTCAAATACTGCATACACTCCATTAATTACAAGGATAACATATTATAACGATTGCATGGAAAAGATTGCTTAATTTAGAATAATCTAGCATGCATTCGGAGAAATTATACGCTTTGAGTGGCCCCTCGATCGAGActatttttcttcccttttttttttggttaaaaaaatagatatttgctCCACCATAAATCCctctttaaaaatcttaaatgctCTTGTATGTTATTTTCAGGggtggttatttttttgttcaattttttttttataaaaaaaataatcaaattaaaattttattttttaaaaaaatcaaaaccgattcaaacCGACCTGTTTCGGTTCgggttttttagaacaaaaatatgttcaaaccagtttggcttggttttttcgattaggcttagttttttttttttttttctggtttgggtTCGATTTgattcagttcg contains:
- the LOC118050700 gene encoding polyadenylate-binding protein RBP47, producing the protein MQQGNGPDQNPSPQHQPQHPHQQQQWVPHMQQQQWMAAMQYPAAAMAMMQQQMMMYPQQQHHHYMAYYQQQQHQHQQYQNKQQQYHQKQQKQLQQQGSNEEAKTIWVGDLLHWMDEAYLHNCFSHTGEVSSVKIIRNKQTGQLEGYGFVEFYSRAAAEKVLQSYSGSMMPNTDQPFRLNWASFAGERRADPGSDLSIFVGDLAADVTDSMLQETFAGKYPSVKGAKVVIDSNTGRSKGYGFVRFGDENEKTRAMMEMNGAFCSSRPMRIGVATPKKPSAYQQQYSSQALVLAGGHASNGAMAQGSQSDGDSNNTTIFVGGIDSDVTDEDLRQPFSQFGEVVSVKIPVGKGCAFVQFAQRKNAEDALQSLNGTTIGKQTVRLSWGRTPANKQWRGDHGNQWHGGYFGGQGYAGYGYAMPPNQDPGMYVAAAASGVS